From the genome of Candidatus Deferrimicrobium borealis:
TACGAGCCGCTCCACCCCGCGATCCTTCGGATGATCCGGCGAGTCGTGGAGGCCGGGCACGACGCCGGGATCCCGGTGGCGATGTGCGGCGAGATGGCTGGTGAGCCGATCTTCTCCTATGCGCTCCTCGGCCTCGGGCTGGACGAGCTCAGCATGAGCGCCGCCGGGATTCCGCGGGTGAAGCGGATCCTCCGAAAGTCGGTGGCATACGAGGCCAAGGAGTTCGCAGGTTCGCTCCTGCTGCACTCGACTGCGGCCGAGATCGGCCGGGCGCTTCGCAAAAAGGTCGAGGATTTGTTCCCCGACGAGCGTTTTTAGAATATACTCTGCGCCTTACAATCCATTTTCGCTGGGCAGGAGAGAGGGGCATGAGCGAATTCCTTTTCACGTCCGAATCGGTGACCGGTGGACACCCCGACAAGGTGGCGGACCAGATCTCCGACGCGGTGCTGGACGAGATCCTCCGGCAGGATCCCCGCGGTCGGGTGGCGTGCGAGACGATGGTGACCACCGGGTTGGTCGTGGTGGCCGGGGAGATCACCTCGAAGGCGATCGTCGATTTTCCGGACGTGGTCCGCAAGGCGGTCATCGATATCGGCTATACGGGGAACTCGAAGGGGTTCGACGCCCATAACTGCGCCGTGGTCGTTGCGATCGACCGGCAGTCCGCAGATATCGCGCAGGGGGTCGACCGGGGCGACGAGGAGAAGCAGGGCGCAGGCGACCAGGGGATGATGTTCGGGTTCGCCTGCGACGAGACGAGGGAGTTGATGCCGATGCCGATCTCCTTCGCCCACAAGATCTGCGCGCGGCTCACGGAGGCACGGGAAAAGAAGGTGCTCCCGTGGTTGCGACCCGACGGAAAGAGCCAGGTGACGGTTCGCTACGTGGGCGGCATTCCGCGCGAGGTTACCGCCATCGTCTGCTCGACCCAGCACGCCGAGGAGGTGGGGCGAAAGTCCCTCACCGAAGGGGTCCTGGAGGAGGTCGTCCGGAAGGCGGTGCCGCGGGATCTTTTATCGAAAAAGGTGAAGTTCTACATCAACCCGACGGGGCGGTTCGTCGTCGGGGGCCCTCATGGCGACACGGGGCTCACCGGGCGCAAGATCATCGTCGACACGTACGGGGGGTACAGCCGCCACGGCGGCGGGGCGTTCTCCGGGAAGGATCCCTCCAAGGTCGATCGAAGCGCGGCGTATATGGCCCGGTACGTGGCCAAGAACGTGGTCGCCGCGGGGCTCGCGCGCAAGTGCGAGGTGCAGATCGCTTACGCCATCGGCGTCGCCGAGCCGGTGTCGGTCCTGGTGGAAACCTTCGGCACGGCAATCGTTCCGGAGGAGCGGATCGGGCGCGCGGTGAGGGACACCTTCGACATGCGGCCCGCCCGGATCATCCGCGAGCTGAACCTCCTGCGCCCCATCTATCGGAAGACGGCGGCCCTCGGTCACTTCGGGCGCGAGCTCCCCGAGTTTACCTGGGAGAAGACCGACAAGGTCCGCGCGCTGCGCAAGGCGGCCGGCCACGGCGCGTAATCCCCGGAAGGCGTACCCCGCTCCCGTACGAAATGCGCTCCCCGGGGTACCCCGCAGCGTACGACTTGAGGGGCACGTGACGGGAGGGCCCGGCGGAGTCGCCGCAGGAGGGGGGGCCCCTGAAAGCGCGCAGCCGTGCAGGTATCCCGGCGAGCCACGAACGGAGCCCCGCCCTCCTCCGAGGCGACGCAGCCGAAGGGTGCGTCTCAGGGGCAAAGCGCTTTCCGGGATCGTTCAATGGAATCATTAACGTATAGATGAATTGAAGCACTGAAGAAGAAAGGGGTTTGGAAATGGCTGCCAGCAAGGGATATGACGTCAAGGATCTGAAGCTCGCCGCCGCGGGGAGGAACCGGGTCGAGTGGGCCAAGAAGGACATGCCGGTGCTCCGCTCCATCGGGGCGCGGTTCGCGAAAGAGAAACCGCTCAAGGGCGTCCGGATCGCCGCCTGCCTCCACGTGACCACGGAGACGGCGGCGCTCATGCAGGTGCTGGCGGCGGGAGGGGCGAAGGTCGCCCTGTGCGCATCCAATCCCCTTTCGACGCAGGACGAGGCGGCGGCCTCCCTCG
Proteins encoded in this window:
- the metK gene encoding methionine adenosyltransferase, with product MSEFLFTSESVTGGHPDKVADQISDAVLDEILRQDPRGRVACETMVTTGLVVVAGEITSKAIVDFPDVVRKAVIDIGYTGNSKGFDAHNCAVVVAIDRQSADIAQGVDRGDEEKQGAGDQGMMFGFACDETRELMPMPISFAHKICARLTEAREKKVLPWLRPDGKSQVTVRYVGGIPREVTAIVCSTQHAEEVGRKSLTEGVLEEVVRKAVPRDLLSKKVKFYINPTGRFVVGGPHGDTGLTGRKIIVDTYGGYSRHGGGAFSGKDPSKVDRSAAYMARYVAKNVVAAGLARKCEVQIAYAIGVAEPVSVLVETFGTAIVPEERIGRAVRDTFDMRPARIIRELNLLRPIYRKTAALGHFGRELPEFTWEKTDKVRALRKAAGHGA